A window of the Equus asinus isolate D_3611 breed Donkey chromosome 20, EquAss-T2T_v2, whole genome shotgun sequence genome harbors these coding sequences:
- the NUMA1 gene encoding nuclear mitotic apparatus protein 1 isoform X1, whose product MTLHATRAAALLSWVNSLRVADPVDAVPQLQDCSIFIKIVDSIHGTDEGQQILQQPVPERLDFVCSFLQKNRKHPSSPECLVSVQKVMEGSELELAKMTMLLLYHSTMSSKSPRDWDQFEYKIQAELAIILKFVLDHEDGLNLNEDLEKFLQKASVPSTCSSTISEELSPPSHQAKREVRFLELQKVASSSGNNFLSGSPASPMGDILQTPQFQMRRLKKQLADERNNRDELEMELAENRKLLTEKDAQIAMMQQRIDRLALLNEKQAASPLESRELEELRGKNESLTMRLHETLKQCQDLKTEKSQMDRKINQLSEENGDLSFKLREFASHLQQLQGALNELTEEHSRATQEWVEKQAHLEKELSTALQDKKCLEEKNEILQGKLSQLEEHLARLRENPPREKGEVLGDVLQLETLKQEAATLAANNTQLQARVEALETERGQREAKLLAERGHFEEEKQQLAGLIAELQGSLSSLSQAKEELEQASQAQGAQLSAQVATLTSELTTLNSTLQQQDQELADLKQQAKKEQAQLAQTLQQQEQASQGLRHQVEQLSSSLKQKEQQLEEATKEWEATRRDHAQQLATAAEEQEVSLRERDSALQQLEALEKEKATKLEVLQQQLQAASEARDSAQTSVTQAQREKAELSQKVEELHARVEAAHQEQCETQAQVAELKAQLRSEQQKATERERVAQEKGQLQEQVQALEESLKITKGSLEEEKRKATDTLEEQQRCISELEAEIRSLVEQHKQERKELDEEKAGRKGLEARLQQLGEAHQAEMEALRRELAEAIASQREAESECEQLAKEVATWRERYEDSQQEEAQYGAMFQEQLMTLKEECEKARQELQEAKEKVAGIEAHSELQIGRQQSELAQLHANLARALQQVQEKEVRAQKLADDLSTLQEKMAATSKEVARLEALVRKAGEQQETASSELLKEPPRAGDRESEWLEEQQGRPFCSTQAALQAMEREAEQMGSELERLRAALMESQGQQQEERGQQEREVARLTQERGRAQADLALEKAAKAELEMRLQNALNEQRVEFASLQEALAHALMEKEGRDQELAKLRGQEATQRTELRELQQTVERLKKQLAKKEEECQQSLGTTSGEDVSGSGAQSKAAGKTERKGPELGDLQAEVSKLKQQCREHQEKASSLERSLESERTSRAEQAGALETLRVQLEEKAQELGHSQDTLASAQRELATLRTKAQDHSKAEDEWKAQVARGEQEAERKNSLISSLEEEVSILNRQVLEKEGESKELKRLVIAESEKSQKLEERLRLLQAETASNSARAAERSSALREEVQTLREEAEKQRVASESLRQELASQAERAEELGQELKAWQEKFFQKEQALSALQLEHTSTQALVSELLPAKHLCQQLQAEQAAAEKRHREELEQSKQAAGGLRAELMRAQRELGELVPLRQKVAEQERAAQQLRAEKASYAEQLSMLKKAHGLLAEENRGLGERASLGRQFLEVELDQAREKYGQELAAVRADAETRLAEMQREAQSTARELEVVTAKYEGAKVKVLEERQRFQEERQKLSAQVEQLEVFQREQTKQVEELSKKLADHDQASKAQQQKLKAQGGESQQEAQRLQAQLNELQAQLSQKEQAAEHYKLQMEKAKTHYDAKKQQNQELQEQLRGLEQLQKENKELRAEAERLSRELQQAGLKTKEAEQTCRHLTAQVRSLEAQVAHADQQLRDLGKFQVSTDALKSREPQAKPQLDLSIDSLDLSCEEGTPLTITSKLPRTQPDGTSIPGEPASPISQRLPPKVESLESLYFTPIPARGQAPLESSLDSLGDVFLDSGRKTRSARRRTTQIINITMTKKLDMEEPDSANSSFYSTQSAPASQAGPRATSSTQSLARLGSPDDGNSALLSLPGYRPTTRSSARRSQAGVSSGAPPAPLALPSTGRNSFYMGTCQDEPEQLDDWNRIAELQQRNRVCPPHLKTCYPLESRPSLSLATITDEEMKTGDPRETLRRASMQPTQIAEGAGITTRQQRKRVSTEPHQGPGTPESKKATSCFPRPLTPRDRHEGRKQSTTEKKAAPAVVKQADRRQSMAFSILNTPKKLGNSLLRRGTSKKAPSKASPTTRSGTRRSPRIATTTASAATAAAMAAATATPRAKGKAKH is encoded by the exons GTGAACAGTCTGCGGGTGGCTGACCCCGTGGATGCTGTGCCGCAGCTGCAGGACTGCAGCATCTTCATCAAGATCGTTGACAGCAT CCACGGCACTGACGAGGGGCAGCAAATCCTGCAGCAGCCGGTGCCAGAGAGACTGGACTTTGTGTGCAGTTTTCTGCAGA AAAACCGAAAACATCCCTCTTCTCCAGAATGTTTGGTGTCAGTGCAGAAGGTCATGGAGGGGTCAGAGCTGGAACTGGCCAAG ATGACCATGCTGCTCTTATACCACTCCACCATGAGCTCCAAAAGTCCCAGGGACTGGGACCAATTTGAATATAAGATTCAG GCTGAGTTAGCCATCATTCTCAAATTTGTGCTGGACCATGAGGATGGGCTAAACCTGAATGAGGACCTAGAAAAATTCTTACAGAAAG CTTCTGTCCCTTCCACCTGTTCCAGCACCATCTCTGAAGAGCTCTCCCCACCCAGCCACCAGGCCAAGAGGGAGGTTCGCTTCCTAGAGCTGCAGAAGGTTGCCTCTTCCAGTGGGAACAA CTTCCTCTCAGGTTCTCCAGCCTCCCCTATGGGCGACATCCTGCAGACCCCACAATTCCAGATGAGACGGCTGAAGAAGCAGCTTGCAGATGAGAGAAATAATAGAGATGAGCTGGAGATGGAGTTGGCTGAGAACCGCAAGCTCCTCACTGAGAAGG ATGCACAGATCGCCATGATGCAGCAGCGCATTGACCGCCTGGCTCTACTGAATGAGAAGCAGGCGGCCAGCCCACTGGAGTCCAGGGAGCTTGAGGAGCTCCGAGGCAAAAATGAGAG CCTCACCATGCGGCTCCATGAAACCCTGAAGCAGTGCCAGGACCTGAAGACAGAGAAGAGCCAGATGGATCGCAAAATTAACCAGCTTTCTGAGGAGAATGGGGACCTTTCCTTTAAG CTGCGGGAGTTTGCCAGTCACCTACAGCAACTACAGGGTGCCCTCAACGAACTGACAGAGGAGCACAGCAGGGCCACTCAGGAGTGGGTGGAGAAGCAGGCCCATCTCGAAAAGGAGCTCAGCACAGCCCTGCAGGACAAG AAATGCCTTGAAGAGAAGAATGAAATCCTTCAGGGAAAACTTTCACAGCTGGAAGAACATTTGGCCCGGCTGCGGGAGAACCCACCCCGGGAGAAGGGCGAGGTGCTGGGTGATGTCTTGCAG CTGGAAACCCTGAAGCAAGAAGCAGCCACTCTTGCTGCAAACAACACCCAGCTCCAAGCCAGGGTGGAGGCACTGGAGACGGAGCGGGGCCAGCGGGAAGCCAAGCTGCTTGCTGAGCGGGGCCActttgaagaagaaaagcagcagcttGCTGGCCTGATTGCCGAGCTGCAGGGCTCCCTGTCCAGCCTTAGCCAGGCCAAGGAAGAACTGGAGCAGGCCTCCCAGGCTCAGGGGGCTCAGTTGTCTGCTCAGGTGGCCACGTTGACCTCTGAGCTCACCACCCTTAATTCCACCCTCCAGCAGCAGGATCAAGAACTGGCTGACCTGAAGCAGCAGGCCAAAAAGGAGCAGGCCCAACTAGCACAGACCCTCCAGCAGCAAGAACAGGCCTCCCAGGGCCTGCGCCACCAGGTGGAGCAGCTGAGCAGCAGCCTAAAGCAGAAGGAGCAGCAGTTGGAGGAAGCCACCAAGGAGTGGGAGGCAACCAGGCGTGACCATGCCCAGCAACTGGCCACTGCTGCTGAGGAGCAGGAGGTCTCCTTAAGGGAGAGGGACTCGGCCCTCCAGCAGCTAGAGGCATTGGAGAAAGAGAAGGCTACCAAGCTAGAGGTCCTGCAACAGCAACTTCAGGCTGCCAGTGAAGCCCGGGACAGTGCCCAGACCTCAGTGACACAGGCCCAGCGGGAGAAGGCAGAGCTGAGCCAAAAGGTTGAGGAACTCCATGCCCGTGTTGAGGCAGCCCACCAGGAGCAGTGTGAAACCCAGGCCCAGGTGGCAGAGCTAAAGGCCCAGCTGAGGTCTGAACAGCAAAAAGCAACCGAGAGAGAAAGGGTGGCCCAGGAGAAGGGCCAGCTCCAGGAGCAGGTCCAGGCCCTTGAGGAGTCCTTGAAGATCACCAAAGGCAGCCTTGAAGAGGAGAAGCGCAAGGCCACAGACACCCTGGAAGAGCAGCAGCGTTGTATCTCTGAGCTTGAGGCAGAGATCCGGAGCCTGGTGGAGCAGCATAAGCAGGAACGGAAGGAGCTGGACGAAGAGAAGGCTGGGCGCAAGGGGCTGGAGGCCCGATTACAGCAGCTTGGGGAGGCCCATCAGGCCGAGATGGAAGCCTTGCGGCGAGAGCTGGCAGAGGCCATAGCCTCCCAACGTGAGGCTGAGAGTGAGTGTGAGCAGCTTGCCAAGGAGGTGGCCACCTGGCGTGAGCGGTATGAGGATAGCCAGCAAGAGGAAGCACAGTATGGTGCCATGTTCCAGGAACAGCTGATGACCCTGAAGGAGGAATGTGAGAAGGCCCGCCAAGAACTGCAGGAGGCAAAGGAGAAGGTGGCAGGGATAGAGGCCCACAGCGAGCTCCAGATAGGCCGGCAGCAGAGTGAGCTAGCACAACTCCATGCCAACCTGGCCAGAGCCCTCCAGCAGGTCCAGGAGAAGGAGGTCAGGGCCCAGAAGCTTGCAGATGACCTTTCCACTCTGCAGGAGAAGATGGCTGCCACCAGCAAGGAGGTGGCCCGCCTGGAGGCCTTGGTGCGCAAGGCAGGTGAGCAGCAGGAAACAGCCTCCAGTGAGCTACTCAAGGAACCCCCGAGGGCAGGAGACAGAGAGTCAGAGTGGCTGGAAGAGCAGCAAGGACGCCCGTTCTGTAGCACGCAGGCTGCGCTGCAGGCCATGGAGCGTGAGGCAGAGCAAATGGGCAGTGAGCTGGAGAGGCTGCGGGCTGCGCTGATGGAGAGCCAGGGACAGCAGCAGGAGGAGCGTgggcagcaggagagggaggtggCGCGGCTGACCCAGGAGCGGGGCCGGGCCCAAGCCGATCTTGCCCTGGAGAAGGCAGCCAAGGCAGAGCTTGAGATGCGGCTGCAGAATGCCCTCAATGAGCAGCGTGTGGAATTTGCTAGCCTACAAGAGGCACTGGCCCATGCCCTGatggaaaaggaagggagagaccAGGAGTTGGCCAAGCTTCGTGGGCAGGAGGCAACCCAGAGAACAGAGCTGAGGGAGCTTCAGCAAACTGTGGAGCGACTGAAGAAACAGCTggccaagaaagaggaggagtgcCAACAGTCTCTAGGGACGACCAGTGGAGAAGATGTTTCTGGGTCAGGGGCCCAGTCTAAGGCTGCTGGAAAGACTGAGCGGAAAGGCCCTGAGCTGGGGGATCTACAGGCAGAGGTGAGCAAGCTGAAGCAGCAGTGCCGGGAGCATCAGGAGAAGGCCTCCAGCCTGGAGCGCAGCCTAGAGTCTGAGCGCACCTCCCGCGCTGAGCAGGCCGGTGCTTTGGAGACTTTGCGGGTCCAGTTGGAGGAGAAGGCCCAGGAGCTGGGGCACAGTCAGGACACCTTAGCTTCAGCCCAAAGGGAGCTGGCCACCCTCCGCACCAAGGCCCAAGACCATAGCAAAGCTGAGGATGAGTGGAAGGCCCAGGTGGCCCGGGGTGAGCAGGAGGCTGAGAGAAAGAACAGTCTCATCAGCAGCTTGGAGGAGGAGGTGTCCATCCTGAATCGCCAGGTCCTAGAGAAGGAGGGCGAGAGCAAGGAGTTGAAGCGGCTGGTTATAGCTGAGTCAGAGAAgagccagaagctggaagagaggctgcgccTGCTCCAGGCAGAGACAGCCAGCAACAGTGCCAGAGCTGCGGAACGCAGTTCTGCTCTGCGGGAGGAGGTCCAGACCCTCcgggaagaggcagagaaacagCGGGTAGCTTCAGAGAGCCTGCGGCAGGAGCTGGCCTCGCAGGCAGAGCGAGCGGAGGAGCTGGGCCAAGAATTGAAGGCATGGCAGGAGAAGTTCTTCCAGAAGGAGCAGGCCCTCTCTGCCCTGCAGCTCGAGCACACCAGCACACAGGCCCTGGTGAGTGAGTTGCTGCCTGCTAAGCACCTGTGCCAGCAGCTGCAGGCTGAGCAGGCAGCTGCTGAGAAACGCCATCGTGAGGAGCTGGAGCAAAGCAAGCAGGCAGCGGGAGGGCTGCGGGCAGAGCTGATGCGGGCCCAGCGGGAGCTGGGGGAGCTGGTGCCCCTGCGGCAGAAGGTAGCAGAGCAAGAGCGAGCAGCCCAGCAGCTACGTGCAGAGAAGGCCAGCTACGCAGAGCAGCTGAGCATGCTGAAGAAGGCTCATGGCCTGCTGGCAGAGGAGAACCGGGGGCTGGGTGAGAGAGCCAGCCTCGGCCGGCAGTTTCTGGAAGTGGAGCTGGACCAGGCCCGGGAGAAGTATGGCCAAGAACTGGCAGCTGTGCGTGCTGACGCTGAGACCCGTCTGGCTGAGATGCAGCGGGAAGCACAGAGCACTGCTCGGGAGCTGGAGGTGGTGACTGCCAAGTATGAGGGTGCCAAGGTCAAGGTCCTGGAGGAGAGGCAGCGGTTCCAGGAAGAGAGGCAGAAACTCAGTGCCCAG GTGGAGCAGCTAGAGGTATTTCAGAGAGAGCAAACTAAGCAG gtgGAAGAACTGAGTAAGAAGCTAGCTGACCACGACCAGGCCAGCAAGGCGCAGCAGCAGAAGCTGAAG gcccagggaggtgagagCCAGCAAGAGGCCCAACGCCTCCAGGCCCAGCTGAATGAGCTGCAGGCCCAGTTGAGCCAGAAGGAGCAGGCAGCTGAGCACTACAAGCTGCAG atggagaaagccaagaCCCATTATGATGCCAAGAAGCAGCAGAACCAAGAGCTTCAGGAGCAGCTGCGGGGCCTGGAGCAGCTgcagaaggaaaacaaggagCTGCGGGCTGAAGCCGAACGGCTGAGCCGTGAGCTGCAGCAGGCCGGGCTGAAGACCAAGGAGGCTGAACAGACCTGCCGCCATCTTACTGCCCAGGTGCGCAGCCTGGAAGCACAG GTTGCCCACGCAGACCAGCAGCTTCGGGACCTAGGCAAGTTCCAGGTGTCGACTGACGCCTTAAAGAGCCGGGAGCCCCAGGCTAAGCCTCAACTGGACTTGAGTATTGACAGCCTGGATCTGAGCTGTGAGGAGGGGACCCCGCTCACTATTACCAG CAAGCTGCCTCGTACCCAGCCAGACGGTACCAGCATCCCTGGAGAGCCAGCCTCGCCCATCTCCCAGCGCCTACCCCCCAAGGTAGAATCCCTGGAGAGTCTCTACTTCACCCCCATCCCTGCTCGGGGTCAGGCCCCCCTGGAGAGCAGCCTGGACTCCCTGGGGGATGTCTTCCTGGACTCAGGCCGGAAGACCCGTTCCGCTCGTCGGCGCACCACGCAAATCATCAACATCACCATGACCAAG AAGCTAGACATGGAGGAGCCAGACAGCGCCAACTCATCCTTCTATAGCACACAGTCTGCCCCTGCTTCTCAGGCTGGCCCACGAGCCACCTCTTCTACCCAGTCTCTAGCCCGCCTGGGCTCTCCGGACGATGGCAACTCAGCTCTGCTCAGCCTGCCTGGCTACCGGCCCACCACTCGCAGTTCTGCTCGTCGCTCCCAGGCTGGAGTGTCCAGTGGGGCCCCTCCAG CCCCACTTGCTCTGCCCTCCACAGGAAGGAACAGCTTCTACATGGGCACTTGCCAGGATGAGCCCGAGCAGCTGGACGACTGGAACCGAATTGCAGAGTTACAGCAGCGCAATCGAGTCTGCCCTCCGCACTTGAAGACCTGCTATCCCCTGGAGTCCAGG CCTTCCCTGAGCTTGGCTACCATCACAGATGAGGAGATGAAAACTGGTGACCCTCGGGAGACCCTGCGCCGAGCCAGCATGCAGCCAACCCAGATAGCTGAGGGCGCTGGCATCACCACCCGGCAGCAACGCAAACGAGTCTCAACAGAGCCGCACCAGGGCCCTGGCACCCCCGAG TCTAAGAAGGCCACCAGCTGTTTCCCACGCCCCCTGACTCCCCGGGACCGACATGAAGGGCGCAAACAGAGCACTACAGAGAAGAAAGCAGCTCCAGCTGTTGTTAAACAG GCCGACCGCCGCCAGTCAATGGCCTTCAGCATCCTCAACACGCCCAAGAAGCTCGGGAATAGCCTTCTGCGGAGGGGAACCTCAAAGAAAGCCCCATCCAAGGCCTCCCCGACCACCCGCAGTGGAACCCGCCGCTCTCCTCGCATCGCCACCACCACAGCCAgcgctgccactgctgctgccatgGCTGCCGCCACTGCCACCCCTCGGGCCAAGGGCAAG gCAAAGCACTAA